Proteins co-encoded in one Daphnia carinata strain CSIRO-1 chromosome 3, CSIRO_AGI_Dcar_HiC_V3, whole genome shotgun sequence genomic window:
- the LOC130697548 gene encoding carbonic anhydrase 2-like, giving the protein MAHNWGYKSTNGPHTWAENYAEAAGQRQSPIDIQTSDVTLDPKLSSRQLTWNWPKHTVDVTNTGYCWKAHVHGEGSTLQGGPLKDTYQLEQYHCHWGANDSIGSEHTVDGKSYAGELHFVHWNTKYGSFSEALKHGDGLAVLGVFVEAGKEHGEANNLIRALNNIKFKDETVKLTDNLELDPSKLMPTNEPRPYWTYLGSLTTPPCSECVIWIVYKDPIQMSHEQLEAFRSMYCGDREQCCAANEMAECILTNFRPCLPKGDRCVRASYS; this is encoded by the exons ATGGCGCATAACTGGGGTTACAAAAGCACTAACG GGCCTCATACCTGGGCTGAAAACTACGCCGAAGCTGCCGGTCAGCGGCAGTCACCCATCGATATCCAGACATCTGATGTAACGCTCGATCCCAAATTGAGTAGCCGACAGCTCACCTGGAATTGGCCAAAACATACGGTTGATGTGACAAACACTGGTTACTGCTGGAAGGCCCACGTACATGGCGAAGGATCTACGTTACAAGGCGGCCCGTTGAAGGACACCTACCAACTGGAGCAATATCACTGCCACTGGGGAGCAAATG ATTCCATTGGATCTGAACACACGGTCGACGGAAAATCCTATGCTGGCGAG CTTCATTTCGTCCACTGGAACACCAAGTATGGCAGTTTTTCTGAGGCCTTGAAACATGGAGATGGTCTCGCCGTGCTGGGTGTCTTCGTCGAG GCTGGTAAAGAGCATGGAGAGGCCAACAATCTTATCAGGGCTCTGAATAACATCAAATTTAAAGATGAAACAGTCAAGCTCACCGATAATCTGGAGCTAGATCCCTCTAAACTGATGCCAA CTAACGAGCCACGACCATACTGGACATACTTGGGATCGTTAACGACACCCCCTTGTTCGGAATGTGTTATCTGGATTGTTTACAAGGATCCGATTCAAATGTCTCATGAACAG CTGGAAGCTTTCCGTTCAATGTACTGTGGCGATCGAGAACAATGCTGCGCCGCAAACGAGATGGCGGAATGCATTTTAACCAACTTCCGACCGTGCCTTCCAAAGGGTGATCGCTGCGTTCGTGCCAGCTACAGTTAA